The following nucleotide sequence is from Sphingomonas swuensis.
GCTCGGCGACCCGCTACGATCCCGAGACCGCCTGGTCCTACGAGGCGGGCTTCAAGGCCAGCCTGATCGACCAGCTGCGAGTCAACGGCGCGGTGTTCCACACCAACTACAAGGACTTCCAGGCGCGGGTCTCGGACAGCGACACCAGCACGATCCCGCCGACCCCGCTTCTGTCGGTGCTCAACGCCGGCAAGCTCAGGATCCGCGGCGCCGAGCTCGAAGCCGCATGGACTCCGCTGAGCGGGCTGCTGATCGACAGCCAGATCGGCTACCTCGATGCCGAGTATAAGGAGTTCGACGACGCCCGCTTCGTCGCCACCGGCGGCAGCCGCGCGTTCCAGACCCCGGCCTTCGCGCCGAAGTGGACGATGCGCTTCGGCGGCCAGTACGGCTTCGACATCGGCGGGGGCGGCCTGACCATCGGCGCCCAGACCCGCTACAAGTCGCGGACCGCGCTCGCGGTCGACAATACGCTGACCAACAGCCGGACCGAGATCGCCGGCCTGTTCCAGTCGGGCTACTGGCTGCACGACGCTCGGATCGTCTACGAACTTCCGGGCAAGAAGGTCGCCATCGGCCTCTACGGCAACAACCTCGCCGACAAGGCCTACAAGACCGACGGGCAGGAATTCAGCTCGGTCGGAGGGATCCGCACCGTCTATTACGGCGCGCCGCGGACCTGGCAGATCAAGCTGACCGCCCGCTACTAGGCGAAGCGGTCAGCCAAAGGGGCGGTCGCCACTGGCGTCGCCCCTTTTTGCTGTCTAGCGTCGGGCCTCAAGAGGAGAATGGCATGCAGGCCGAAGCCCAAACGGTGCGCAATCGCACCGCCATGATGATTGCGCTGGTGGTCTGCTACACGCTCAATTTCGTCGATCGCCAGATCATCGGGATCCTCGCCGAGCCGATTAAGCTCGACCTCGGGCTGACCGACAGCGAGCTCGGCTGGATGGGCGGCACCGCCTTCGCCCTTTTCTACACCTGCCTCGCCATTCCGCTGGCCATGCTGGCCGACCGCCGCGACCGCAGCTGGATCATCGCCAGCGGGCTGTTCCTGTGGAGCCTGATGACCGCCGCTTGCGGCCTTGCGACCAATTTCTGGCAGCTGTTCCTGGCCCGGATGGGGGTCGGGGTCGGCGAGGCCGCCGGGGTCGCTCCCGCCTACAGCCTCATTTCCGATTTCTACCCGCCCGAGAAGAGGGCGCGTGCGCTCGCCATCTTCTCGCTCGGCATTCCGATCGGCTCGGCGCTCGGCGTGCTGTTCGGCGGACTGCTCGCCGCCAAGGTCGACTGGCGCTTCGCCTTCCTCGCGATCGGCTTCGCCGGGATCCTGTTCGCGCCGATCTTCAAATATATCGTCCGCGAACCCGGGCACGGCCGCAGCGACGAGGGCCCGCGGGCCGCGGCGGCGAGCTTCGGCACTGTCTTCCGGACGCTCGCCGCCAAGCCCGCTTTCTGGTATCTGAGCTTCGGCGCGGGCACCGCCAGCCTTGTCTCCTACGGCCTCGCCTTCTGGATCCCGAGCTTCATGGCGCGCAGCTACGGGCTCGACCTCGTCGATCGCTCGATCCTCTATGCCGCCGTCGCGCTGGTCGGTGGAGCGGCCGGCATCTGGTTTGGCGGACTGCTCGGCGACCGGCTCGGCAACGCCCATCCGCGCGGCTATGCCCTGGTGCCCGCGGTCGCCTTCGCGATCACGGCGCCGGCCTACCTCATCGCCTTCGCGACCACCGACATCGTCATCACCACCATCGCCATCCTGATCCCGACCGCGCTCGGACTGACCTGGCTCGGCCCGGTGGTCACCGCCGTCACCCGGCTGGTGCCGCCCGAGATGCGCGCCACCGCCTCGGCAATGTTCCTGTTCATCAACAATCTGGTCGGGCTGGGCCTCGGCACGCTGGTGATCGGCGCCATCTCCGACGCGCTGACGGTCCGCTTCGGCGAGGAAGCGCTGCGCTATTCGGCGATGGCGACCAGCCTGCTCTACATTCTCGCGGCGCTGCTGATGCTTCTCGGAGCCCGCCGCCTGAGCCGCGATTTCGTTCCAGCGACTGCCTGAACCTAAGCAACAAAGCGCACAAATCCGCGGTTCATGCCCACTCCTGCATAAGGCGTGAGAGCCGAGAGGTCCGGAACGGGGCCTGCAACCAACCGTTGTTCGGCTCCGAAAGGAGTTTCCGATGAGGAACATCAGTATTCTCGCGGGGGCCGCGGCCCTCGCGATCGCCGGCCCTGCGCTGGCGCAAGGCAAGGGTAATGGCGGCGGCGGCCCGAAGGGCGGCGGCGGTGTCCCGGCCAAGGTCGAACGTGGTGGCGGCGGCGGCGGCAATGGCGGCGGCCCCAAGATGCAGCGCGGCGGCGGTGGCGGCGGTGGCCAGCAGGTCCAGCGCGGCAATGGCGGCGGCGGTGGCCAGAAGGCCATGCGCGGCGGTGGCCAGCAGCGTGCCGAACGCCAGCAGATGCGTGGTCCCGAGCGCCAGCAGGTCCGCGGTCCTTCGCGCCGCGACGTCGCCGACGCGCGCCCGCAGAAGGCCCAGAAGATGCAGAAGGCCGATCGTCGTCCGATCCGCGAGGCTCGTGACAACGGCCCGCGCGGCAAGGCGGGTCGCGAGATCCAGCAGCGCGAGATCCGCGGTAATGGCGGGGACCGCACGGTCCTGCGCGATGTCCGCGTCGCCGATCGCAACAGCTTCCGCACGGTCCAGGTCGATCGCAACCGCGACTATTACAACTCGCCGGCGTTCCGCACGACCGGGCTGGTCGACGGCTGCCCTCCGGGGCTCGCGGCGAAGAACAACGGCTGTCTGCCCCCGGGTCAGGCCAAGAAGTATGTCGGCGCCGCGGTTCCGGCCTTCCTCGGCACGGCCCTTCTGCCGCCGCTCTACCAGAGCTGGTATCCGGACAATGACGATTATTACTACCGGACGTACGACGACTACGTCTACCGGATCGACCGCGACCGCAACTATGTCGACGGCTTCTTCCCGATGTATAACGACTACAGCGGTTCCTATTACGTCGGCGCGGCCTACCCGCAGGACTATCTCGGCTACTACAATGTGCCGGCGCAGTATCAGCCGTGGTACGCCGACAATAACGACTACTACTATCGCTACGGCGACGGCGCGATCTACCAGGTCGACCGTCAGGGCGGCGTGATCGAGAGCATCGTCTCGCTTCTCGCGGGCGACTTCGGGGTCGGCCAGCCGCTCCCGACCGGCTACGACGTCTACAACGTGCCTTACGACTATCGTGACCAGTATGCGGACACCCAGGACAATTGGTACCGCTACAACGACGGCAACATCTACGAGGTCGATCCGACGACCCGGATCGTCCAGGCCATCGTGGAGACTCTGGTCTGATGCGCGCCCGACTGATCGTACTCGGCACCACCGCCCTCCTGCTCGCCGCTTGCGGGCAGGGGGGTGAGGGCAACAATGCCGTTGCCAACGGCGGGGCGGAGGGCAGCAATGCCGCCGCTCCGGCCGCAGGCAATCTTGCCGCCGTCCTCGGCACCGACCCGCGCTTCACCGCGCTGGTCGCGGCGGCCGGAATGACCCCGGTGTTCGAAGGCAAGACGCCCTATACGGTGCTCGCACCGACCAGCCAGGCGCTCGACGCGCTTCCGGCCGGGACGCTCGAGCGGCTCCAGCAGCCGGCCGGCAAGGCCGAACTGACCGGCCTCCTGCGCCGTCACGTCCTTCCCGGCACCATCCTCGCCGCCGACCTTACCCGGGCGGTCGAGAGCGGTGGCGGCAAGGCGACCCTTGCGAGCATGGCCGGCGACCCGTTGACCGTGACCCGCTCGGGCAACGGGCTGAAGATCGCCGATTCGTCGGGCAAGGGCGCGATGATCGTCGGCGGCGAGAGGATCGCGAGCAACGGCGTCGTGCACACCATCGACGCGGTCCTCCCGGCACCGGCGCAAGCTGCTCCGTAAGGGACCTACCATTTTCTCCAGCAAGCAGCAGGGTTGATCCGAAGCGGACTCAACCCTGCTGGCGCTTGGGGAACAGGAAGTGAACACACCGGCGGCCGGATCGCTGGAGTGAGTTCCCCCCATGCGCATGATGCGCCTCTTGCCGGCGTCCGGCTTGCTTGTCCTGTCCGTCCTGTGCCTTGCCGCGGGAGGGATCGCCGCCCCAGCCCTGCTGGGCGCGCTCCTGCCGGTCCTGCTCGTCGTGGCCCTTGCCGCCGAATGGATGCGGACCCGCGATGCCCTCAGGCTGAGCGAGGAGCAGTATCGCTGGCTTGCCGACCATAGCAGCGGCCTGGTCCTCCGCCTCGCCGACAATGGGGAGACCCGCTTCGCCACCGGAGCAGCGCACCGCCTGCTCGGAGTGGACCCGCGTCTGCTCGAAGGGACGGCCGTCAGCGAGAGCATCCACGAAGAGGACCGTGCCCGCTTCCGAACGGCGATTGACCGGACGTTGCGCAACGGCGAGGCCGTGACCTGCGTTCGCCTCCGCCACGCCTGCGGCCAGCATCGCTGGGTGGAGGCGCACGTCCGGCTCGCGAATTCGCGGGACCCGGAACGTGACGGAACGACCCTCGTCGCCACCCTCCACGACATCCACCAGCGCCGCACCGCCGAACTCCTCGCCGCAGAGAGCGCCAACCGGCTGCGCGAGACCAACCGCCTGCTGCTGATGGCCGAACAGCTCGCCTCGCTCGGCCACTGGGTGTTCGACAGCGACGCCGGCGAGCTGCTGCTCTCGCCGGAGGCGGCGACCATGCTCGGACTGTCGGAATTGACCATCGCCCCGCGCGCGGCGCTGGCGCTCGTCGAGGGAGGCGACCGCAATGACCTGCGCCGGGCGCTCCTCCTCGCGCTCCGCCGCGACGAGCCGGTCGAGTGCATCGTCCACTGCGCAGGCGAGGGCGCGAGCGGAGAGCGGACGCTGCAGCTGCGGATCCAGCGCCGCGGGAGCGACGATCGCGCGCCGGCGCTGTTCGGGGTGATTAGCGACATCACCGACAAGCTGGAGTCCGAGCATCGCCTCGTCGCCGCCCTCGCCGAGGCGCGCAGCGCGGCCGAGTTCCGCAAGCAGTTCCTCGCCACCATGAGCCACGAGATCAGGACTCCGATGACAGGGGTGGTCGGAATGATCGAACTGCTGTGCGACAATCCCGCCCCGGCCGAACGCAAGCTCTACCTCGACACGCTGCGCCAGTCGGCCGACCTCCTGATGAAGGTGCTCAACGACGTGCTCGACTTCAGCAAGGTCGATGCCGGCCAGATGCACTTCGCCGACGAGCCGTTCGACCTCGGGCAGACGCTGCTCGCCACGCTTCGGCTGTTCGACCGCGCGGCGAGCGCGCGCGGCATCGACCTTCGGATCGTCGCCCCGGCACCGGGCGCGCGCTGGCTTCGCGGCGATCCGCTGCGGCTCCAGCAGGTGGTCAGCAACCTCCTCAGCAATGCGATCAAGTTCAGCGAGCGGAGCGCGGTCGTGCTGCGCTGTTCGCTCAGCCCGCGGGCGGGCGGGAGGGTCGCGCTGCGGCTGTCGGTCGAGGACAAGGGCGCGGGCATTCCGGCCGACGTCCAGGAGCAGCTGTTCGAGCCGTTCGTGCAGGGCGCTTCCGCCGCGGGGCGTGGCGGGACCGGGCTCGGCCTCGCCATCTGCCGCCGCCTGGTCGACGGAATGGGCGGGACGATCGCGCTCCGCTCGGCGATCGGCAAGGGAAGCAGCTTCACCGTCGCGTTGACCCTTCCGGTCGCCACGCCGCGACGGGCAGCCTCCGACATGGATGACGCCCAGCCGAATGAGCGTCCGCTCGACCTGCTCCTCGCCGAGGACAATCCGGTCAACCAGCTGCTGGTCACCGCATTGCTCAAGCGGATGGGCCACCGGGTCACCTGCGCCGGCGACGGGGAGAGCGCCGTCGAGCTCGCCGGGCGGCGGCGCTTCGACCTCGTCCTGATGGACATGCAGATGCCGCGTTGTGACGGGCTGACCGCGACTGCCCGGATCCGCTCGGGCGACGGTCCGAACCGGGCGACCCCAATCATCGCGCTCACCGCCGACGCGACGGGCGATCGGCGCTCGCTCTATGCCGAGCAGGGGGTCAACCTGCTGCTGACCAAGCCGGTCGACAGCGGAGCGCTCGCCGCCGCCCTCGCCAGTCTCGCCGCGCCCGGCGAGCCGGCATCGGCCTGCGTGGCCCGAAGCGACGGCGCTCCGCCCCCGCTCGACGGAACCACCCTCGACGAACTTCGCGCGCTGCTCGGGCCGGCGCGGCTCGACGGACTGCTGGCCCTGCTGTCCGCCGAGCTCGAGGAGCGGCCCCGAGCGATCCGCGACGCGCTCGCCGACCGTGCGCTCGACCGGGCCGGGGCCGAGGCCCACAGCCTCAAGGGCGCCGCCGCCAACCTCGGGGCCTGCGTCGTCGCCGCCGCCGCCGAGGAACTCGAGGAAGCGGTCCGCGCCGCCGAGGACGATCGCCAAACCGACCTTGGCCCCGTCCTGCGCCGGCTCATGGTCGCGGTCGACGAGGCCCGTGAGGCGATCGGTGCGCGTGCGCAGGCCGATCGGGCGCTTGCCGTCAATGGCTGAGCAGCACCGCGTCGGGTTCGGCCGGGACCGCGCGGGAAGGCATGCGCGAAAGGCGCTCCGAGGCCTCTTCCACCGCTCTCTTCCCCCGCTATAACGGCAGGCCAACAACCGCCGAGCGGGGCCATGAAGGCCGACGCCGGCTCCGGGGCAAAAGGGCAGACCAGTCACATGAAGGCGACCATCGAACGGGCCACCCTCCTCAAGAGCCTCAGCCACGTCCAGTCGGTGGTCGAGCGCCGCAACACCATCCCGATCCTGTCCAACGTGCTGCTCGACGCGCGCGAGGACGGCTCGCTTCGGCTGATGGCGACCGACCTCGACCTTCAGGTCGACGAGAGCGTCGCCGCCAACGTCGCCACCGCCGGCGCGACCACCGTCTCGGCCCACACCTTCTTCGACATCGTCCGCAAGCTGCCCGAGGGCAGCCAGGTCGAGCTGACCGCCGCCGACGGCAAGATGCAGGTCGTCGCCGGGCGCGCGCGCTTCAACCTCTCGACCCTTCCGCGCGACGACTTTCCGGTGATCGCCGAGGGCGAACTTCCGCACCGCTTCGAGCTACCCGCGGCGACGCTTCGCCAGATCATCGACAAGACCCGTTTCGCCATCTCGTCGGAAGAGACCCGCTACTATCTGATGGGCATCTTCCTCCACGTCGCCGACGACATGCTCAAGGCGGCCGCGACCGACGGCCACCGGCTGGCGCGGGTCACCGTCGCCAAGCCCGAGGGCGCCGACGGAATGCCCGACGTGATCGTGCCGAAGAAGTGCGTCGGCGAGCTGCGCAAGCTGCTCGACGAGGTCGAGGGCACGGTCGAGGTGTCGCTGTCCTCGACCAAGATCCGCTTCGTGCTCGGCCATGCGGTGCTGACCAGCAAGCTGATCGACGGCAGCTTCCCCGACTACAACCGGGTGATCCCGACCGCCAACGACAAGCTGCTCAAGCTCGATCCGGCCAGCTTCAAAGCGGGCGTCGACCGCGTCGCGACCATCGCCAGCGAGAAGACCCGCGCGGTCAAGATCAGCCTCGACCGCGACCGCGTCACCCTCTCGGTGACCAGCCCGGAGAATGGCCTCGCCACCGAGGAACTCGCCGCCGACTACAGCTCCGACGGGCTCGAGATCGGGTTCAACGCGCGCTATCTCCTCGACATCCTCGGCGAGATCGACGGCGATACGGTCGAGGTCCACCTCGCCGACGCCGCCGCCCCGACCCTGCTTCGCGAGAACGACAAGTCGGCGGCGCTCTACGTGCTGATGCCGATGCGGGTCTGATTTCCCGTCCTTCCCTGCCCGGCGCGGCCGGGTCGGGGAGGACGTCGCCCGCTCAATTGCGTGGTGGTGCCGGCTGGCGCCCGACCTTCTCCACCACCGCGAGGATCGCGCGCGCCGCCACCTCGGGCTGGTCGAGCTGGATGTAGTGGCCCGAGCCCGTGACCAGCCGATGGGTGCCGCGCCGCGACAGCGCCGCCGTCTCGCGGTGGAGCAGCAGGCCCTGCTCGGCATTCACCCGGTCGACCGGGTCGTCCGATTGTTCTTCCTGGTGGGTCAGCACCGCGACCGGCTTGTTGCCCAGCATCCCCGGCCGGAACAGCCTGGCGTAGACGCCGTCGGCTGACGGGTCGGCATAGACGCACCAGGCGATCTCCGAATATTGCGCCGCCTGGTAGGTCGGGGTCGAATGGATCCGCCGCCGTTCGGCATTGGCCTCGTCCCCGAGCGCCGGCCGGTCGGGGTCGGCGCAGCGCCGCCAGTCGGGCGCCGCCGGATCGAGCCCACCCGCCGCCTTCGCCCGCTCCGCGCAGCCACGATATTTCTCCACCAGCGCCGGAAAGAAGCTGCGGTCGGCCAGCTCGGCCCTGGCGGCATTGGCGACGCCATGCTTCGCGCCTAGCGGCCCGCGGGTCCGCTCCCAGCTCCGTTCCTCGCTCGGGTCGAGCAGCACCAGCCCGGCGACGTCCTGCGGGAAGAGTGCGGCGGCCAGCTTGACGTGGAAGCCGCCGAGCGAATGGCCGACCAGCACGACCGGCTGCCTGAAGCCGGCCCCGTCGATCATTGCGTGAAGGTCGCTGGCGATCGCGAAGGGCGTGCGCGGCCCTGGCGCCGGATCGCTCCTGCCGAGCCCGGCGCGGTCGTAGGCGCAGGCCCTCGCCCGGCCCGCGATCCGCTGCTGGAGCGCGGTCCAGACGATCGACCAGTCGCTTCCACCCGAATCGAACAACACGGTGACGGGACCTTCACCGGCGCAGCGCAGGAACAGGGATCGACCCTGCGCCACTTCCAACTTGCGCTCGGTGAAGGGGGCGGGGGCTCCGGTCCCGGACGGAGCGAGGGCGGCCAGCGCCAGTGACAAGGCACTCATCATTGATGGAAAGCTCCACGGCTCAAGCCCAGGAAAGTGGGACGACGGGAGCCATCAGGCACGATCCCGTTTCGCTTGACCATCCCCTTTTGGCGGTCGGCTCTGGCTCGAACCAGCACCAGGAGCGGCGGCTGTCTCCCTTCGAACCGTGGCGGGCATCCGAGCTCAATGTCCGCTTTCGACCCATTGCGGACATTGGCCAGTAATGCCTACGGTGCTTGGACCAGCTCTTTAGGAGAAACGATGCTCACGCTTGACCGCATCCGGGTAGCTCTGGCTGGGGTTGCGGTCGGGTTGATGATCGCCGTGTTCTACCTTCGCGGGTTAAGAACCGACGGCGACTTGCTCGATGAGCTTCGCGACGGGGCACTCCTCTTCGTTGTTATAAGTCTTGGACTCTCACTCTGGCAGAGCAGAAAGGCCAAGAGGCAAAGCGCGGCTTAGTCCGCTTCCCACCCAAAGCGGACAGTCCGGTTTTACCCATTGCGGGCATTCAGCGGGTCACTTGCTGGTAGCTAATCCTGACCCCCGAAACCTCATCGTCTTGCTCGAACAGGCGTGACTTGGCCGCGTAGCTTATGAGCAAATGGTCTGGCGCAAGCCATTTGACCTCTGCCCACGGGCCGCCCCATTTACCGGCTACGGCTGCACCATGATCGTCGTCAGCGCGAAAGGTGTTGCCGCCCCCGGTCGGCTGGTCTCCGTGCTCGACCACCGAGACTTGAGTTGAGAAGCCGGTGGTCGCGCCACAATCTCGCTGGAACAAGACGGCGCTATGTAGCCCGTCTGGAGCATCTGCGCGGTTGATTATGCTGTTCGAGCACCCATCCGAGCACCCGCTCAGAACCAACACGCCTGCTGCTAAAATGCCGGT
It contains:
- a CDS encoding ATP-binding protein translates to MLVLSVLCLAAGGIAAPALLGALLPVLLVVALAAEWMRTRDALRLSEEQYRWLADHSSGLVLRLADNGETRFATGAAHRLLGVDPRLLEGTAVSESIHEEDRARFRTAIDRTLRNGEAVTCVRLRHACGQHRWVEAHVRLANSRDPERDGTTLVATLHDIHQRRTAELLAAESANRLRETNRLLLMAEQLASLGHWVFDSDAGELLLSPEAATMLGLSELTIAPRAALALVEGGDRNDLRRALLLALRRDEPVECIVHCAGEGASGERTLQLRIQRRGSDDRAPALFGVISDITDKLESEHRLVAALAEARSAAEFRKQFLATMSHEIRTPMTGVVGMIELLCDNPAPAERKLYLDTLRQSADLLMKVLNDVLDFSKVDAGQMHFADEPFDLGQTLLATLRLFDRAASARGIDLRIVAPAPGARWLRGDPLRLQQVVSNLLSNAIKFSERSAVVLRCSLSPRAGGRVALRLSVEDKGAGIPADVQEQLFEPFVQGASAAGRGGTGLGLAICRRLVDGMGGTIALRSAIGKGSSFTVALTLPVATPRRAASDMDDAQPNERPLDLLLAEDNPVNQLLVTALLKRMGHRVTCAGDGESAVELAGRRRFDLVLMDMQMPRCDGLTATARIRSGDGPNRATPIIALTADATGDRRSLYAEQGVNLLLTKPVDSGALAAALASLAAPGEPASACVARSDGAPPPLDGTTLDELRALLGPARLDGLLALLSAELEERPRAIRDALADRALDRAGAEAHSLKGAAANLGACVVAAAAEELEEAVRAAEDDRQTDLGPVLRRLMVAVDEAREAIGARAQADRALAVNG
- a CDS encoding MFS transporter, which produces MQAEAQTVRNRTAMMIALVVCYTLNFVDRQIIGILAEPIKLDLGLTDSELGWMGGTAFALFYTCLAIPLAMLADRRDRSWIIASGLFLWSLMTAACGLATNFWQLFLARMGVGVGEAAGVAPAYSLISDFYPPEKRARALAIFSLGIPIGSALGVLFGGLLAAKVDWRFAFLAIGFAGILFAPIFKYIVREPGHGRSDEGPRAAAASFGTVFRTLAAKPAFWYLSFGAGTASLVSYGLAFWIPSFMARSYGLDLVDRSILYAAVALVGGAAGIWFGGLLGDRLGNAHPRGYALVPAVAFAITAPAYLIAFATTDIVITTIAILIPTALGLTWLGPVVTAVTRLVPPEMRATASAMFLFINNLVGLGLGTLVIGAISDALTVRFGEEALRYSAMATSLLYILAALLMLLGARRLSRDFVPATA
- a CDS encoding alpha/beta hydrolase — protein: MSALSLALAALAPSGTGAPAPFTERKLEVAQGRSLFLRCAGEGPVTVLFDSGGSDWSIVWTALQQRIAGRARACAYDRAGLGRSDPAPGPRTPFAIASDLHAMIDGAGFRQPVVLVGHSLGGFHVKLAAALFPQDVAGLVLLDPSEERSWERTRGPLGAKHGVANAARAELADRSFFPALVEKYRGCAERAKAAGGLDPAAPDWRRCADPDRPALGDEANAERRRIHSTPTYQAAQYSEIAWCVYADPSADGVYARLFRPGMLGNKPVAVLTHQEEQSDDPVDRVNAEQGLLLHRETAALSRRGTHRLVTGSGHYIQLDQPEVAARAILAVVEKVGRQPAPPRN
- the dnaN gene encoding DNA polymerase III subunit beta — translated: MKATIERATLLKSLSHVQSVVERRNTIPILSNVLLDAREDGSLRLMATDLDLQVDESVAANVATAGATTVSAHTFFDIVRKLPEGSQVELTAADGKMQVVAGRARFNLSTLPRDDFPVIAEGELPHRFELPAATLRQIIDKTRFAISSEETRYYLMGIFLHVADDMLKAAATDGHRLARVTVAKPEGADGMPDVIVPKKCVGELRKLLDEVEGTVEVSLSSTKIRFVLGHAVLTSKLIDGSFPDYNRVIPTANDKLLKLDPASFKAGVDRVATIASEKTRAVKISLDRDRVTLSVTSPENGLATEELAADYSSDGLEIGFNARYLLDILGEIDGDTVEVHLADAAAPTLLRENDKSAALYVLMPMRV
- a CDS encoding fasciclin domain-containing protein, with product MRARLIVLGTTALLLAACGQGGEGNNAVANGGAEGSNAAAPAAGNLAAVLGTDPRFTALVAAAGMTPVFEGKTPYTVLAPTSQALDALPAGTLERLQQPAGKAELTGLLRRHVLPGTILAADLTRAVESGGGKATLASMAGDPLTVTRSGNGLKIADSSGKGAMIVGGERIASNGVVHTIDAVLPAPAQAAP